A portion of the Methanofastidiosum sp. genome contains these proteins:
- a CDS encoding methanogenesis marker 6 protein: MKTRMFVIADTSSLTPQTVINYIVSLGKTLNIKDTCYGIMVEGDDDVVENVTLKIREKFDGDIFSKHRAYPIGDERRCRATRGGGARPGYYFLLEEYKLLPLISKVLKEGRFKTLEKKKEKPVDVDILKKAIKEKV, encoded by the coding sequence ATGAAAACAAGAATGTTTGTTATCGCCGATACCTCATCATTAACCCCTCAAACTGTAATCAACTATATTGTAAGCCTTGGGAAGACCCTTAATATCAAGGACACATGTTATGGTATTATGGTAGAAGGAGACGATGACGTTGTTGAGAACGTCACATTAAAGATACGGGAAAAATTTGATGGCGATATTTTCTCAAAACACAGGGCTTACCCAATAGGCGATGAAAGAAGGTGCAGAGCAACAAGAGGTGGCGGAGCAAGACCAGGGTATTATTTCTTATTAGAAGAGTATAAACTATTACCACTTATCTCTAAAGTCCTAAAAGAGGGAAGATTTAAAACTCTGGAGAAAAAGAAGGAAAAACCTGTCGATGTGGATATTCTAAAGAAGGCCATTAAGGAAAAGGTGTAA
- a CDS encoding methanogenesis marker 5 protein, which produces MKIFIYPPNSMILQDLVERFGHTPLALAKEIDRRVNDPELDSPPMNITEIDVKVGLKYAAIEVPSGVRGRLALFGPLIDEAEAAIIVNDFPSTFGCMACARTNELTIYLIKQKRVPTLELDYPTNEEEVEDFVARIKSFLEGLK; this is translated from the coding sequence ATGAAAATATTCATTTATCCCCCAAATAGCATGATATTGCAAGACCTAGTTGAAAGATTTGGGCATACCCCACTTGCACTTGCAAAGGAGATTGATAGGAGAGTAAACGATCCAGAACTCGACTCTCCCCCTATGAACATAACTGAAATTGATGTAAAAGTTGGATTAAAGTATGCGGCTATAGAAGTTCCCTCTGGTGTCAGAGGAAGACTTGCACTTTTTGGGCCATTGATTGATGAGGCAGAGGCCGCAATAATTGTCAATGACTTTCCATCAACATTTGGATGTATGGCTTGCGCCAGAACAAATGAGCTTACTATTTATCTGATTAAACAAAAAAGAGTTCCAACTTTGGAACTTGATTACCCAACAAACGAAGAAGAAGTGGAAGATTTTGTTGCAAGGATTAAAAGTTTCTTGGAGGGCCTAAAATGA
- a CDS encoding methanogenesis marker 15 protein: MIKIAQLSCGNDYSGIQKEIEKAAETVGAKIVFPDVDIEFDEAVEEFGFNPVSPGLKLMIARAKALADKTFEADAVLIATCFRCAEGALIRNEIRRYLQKHTKLPVVMYSFTENTKASVLLIRMEALVTIVKRKDLLGRERQVGITMGIDSGSATTKAVIMQDNEIIAKYWHPTAAVIESAEKVVNEALKEAKMDLKDIESIGTTGYGRYILGEHYKAKLVQEEVTVNSKGAVFLANKQKGEATILDIGGMDNKAVTVMDGIPDSFTMGGICAGASGRFLETAAKRLGIEIAEFGELAAKGDLHKVPMNSYCTVFGIQGLVSTLAEGYSKEDVAAAACRSVAEQIYQQQLQEIDVRFPVIQVGGTSLLKGLVRAVGDILKTEPLVPQNSQYIGAVGGALLCSGFI; encoded by the coding sequence ATGATTAAGATAGCTCAGCTTTCATGTGGTAATGATTACAGCGGAATTCAAAAAGAGATTGAAAAGGCAGCAGAAACAGTTGGTGCCAAAATAGTATTCCCTGATGTTGATATTGAATTTGATGAAGCAGTTGAAGAATTTGGATTTAATCCAGTAAGTCCGGGATTAAAACTAATGATAGCAAGAGCCAAAGCTTTAGCAGACAAAACATTTGAAGCAGATGCTGTATTGATAGCCACATGCTTTAGATGTGCAGAAGGTGCTTTAATCAGAAATGAGATAAGGAGATACCTCCAGAAGCACACAAAATTACCTGTCGTCATGTATTCATTTACTGAAAACACTAAGGCAAGCGTTCTTCTAATAAGAATGGAAGCGCTCGTTACAATAGTTAAAAGGAAGGATCTTTTAGGAAGAGAGCGGCAAGTAGGCATTACAATGGGCATTGACTCAGGCTCAGCTACAACAAAAGCAGTCATAATGCAGGACAATGAGATTATAGCAAAATACTGGCACCCCACCGCAGCAGTAATTGAGTCAGCCGAAAAGGTGGTAAATGAGGCCCTCAAGGAAGCCAAAATGGACCTTAAAGATATCGAGTCAATCGGGACAACAGGCTACGGGAGATACATACTTGGGGAGCATTACAAAGCTAAACTTGTCCAAGAAGAAGTGACTGTAAACTCTAAAGGGGCAGTTTTCCTTGCAAATAAGCAAAAAGGAGAAGCTACAATACTGGATATAGGTGGTATGGATAACAAAGCAGTAACTGTTATGGACGGCATACCAGATAGCTTTACAATGGGTGGAATATGTGCAGGCGCATCGGGTAGATTCTTAGAGACAGCAGCAAAGAGGCTTGGCATTGAAATTGCCGAGTTTGGAGAACTTGCTGCAAAAGGAGATTTACACAAGGTTCCAATGAACAGCTACTGTACCGTCTTTGGTATTCAGGGATTAGTTTCTACACTAGCTGAAGGGTACAGTAAAGAAGACGTTGCAGCAGCAGCATGCAGAAGCGTTGCTGAGCAGATTTACCAGCAGCAGCTTCAAGAAATAGATGTTAGATTCCCAGTCATTCAAGTCGGTGGTACTTCACTTCTAAAAGGATTGGTAAGGGCCGTAGGAGACATCCTAAAGACAGAACCTTTAGTCCCACAAAACTCTCAGTACATAGGCGCAGTTGGAGGGGCCTTGCTCTGCTCCGGATTTATCTAA
- a CDS encoding methanogenesis marker 17 protein produces MEIIVEGLPEKESQGYVILINDIMREFEIRRSIEKVYFYGDTENFVFITSIRIKKVLEPLRIEDVAIYNQDKQLLSVEDEFYVPKILSLLWSITKEGVEQEDRTEVKIPVEIFNKIKTEVVYYPTEDLKKNVQEAINRVLPEAARIKYILSAEKTITVASSENALSEESKKLAQKYHERD; encoded by the coding sequence ATGGAAATCATTGTTGAAGGTCTTCCAGAGAAGGAATCTCAAGGGTATGTCATTTTAATAAATGATATAATGAGGGAGTTTGAGATAAGGAGAAGCATAGAAAAGGTATACTTCTACGGAGACACAGAGAACTTTGTTTTTATAACATCCATTAGGATAAAAAAAGTCCTTGAGCCTTTGAGGATAGAAGATGTTGCCATCTACAATCAAGATAAACAATTACTATCCGTAGAGGATGAGTTCTATGTCCCAAAGATATTGTCACTATTATGGTCAATTACAAAAGAAGGTGTTGAGCAGGAAGACAGGACTGAGGTTAAGATACCTGTAGAAATATTCAATAAAATAAAAACTGAAGTTGTATACTACCCAACAGAGGATTTGAAGAAAAATGTCCAGGAAGCAATTAACAGGGTCTTACCTGAGGCTGCAAGGATAAAATACATCCTCTCTGCAGAGAAAACAATCACTGTGGCATCGAGTGAAAATGCACTTTCAGAAGAGAGCAAAAAGCTTGCTCAAAAGTATCACGAGAGGGATTAG
- a CDS encoding methanogenesis marker 7 protein, producing MFKMALFEGGLHRADELEDLVDDLGGFLIQKNVTQIDITLIIAVPGEDYELIVKKAKELRGKIVEVPLAGSEITIVAPSLGKHHLPHPVCDISEYIRRNGAVTNVMGLARGVGQRINQITASEKGMIEEADVAVYSLGNFSRCLRKKTHLFNDIDIPVVVLGGPEQFNIEGLDYYVGGIGRRSQRLRQKFDLDIFDKMVAEISKAVEKRRREIEEDPLILEPIYLKKILEENVEGIDKIISPIPIVLNVDGVKVKMPVAQFKEKIKNVEFDGRKIEEYCNIYQSPYSGFTILKIYTKSYFDSQKEQS from the coding sequence ATGTTTAAGATGGCACTATTTGAAGGTGGGCTACACAGGGCAGATGAGCTAGAAGATCTAGTAGATGACCTTGGAGGATTTCTAATCCAGAAGAACGTTACTCAGATTGATATTACCCTTATCATTGCTGTACCTGGAGAAGATTACGAACTTATCGTAAAAAAAGCAAAGGAGCTTAGGGGAAAAATTGTCGAAGTTCCACTTGCAGGTTCAGAAATCACAATAGTTGCACCTTCGCTTGGAAAGCATCACCTGCCTCACCCAGTATGTGATATCTCAGAATACATAAGAAGAAACGGGGCAGTAACAAACGTCATGGGCCTTGCAAGAGGCGTAGGCCAGAGGATAAATCAGATAACTGCAAGTGAAAAAGGCATGATAGAAGAGGCAGATGTTGCCGTCTATTCTTTAGGAAACTTCAGCAGATGTCTTAGAAAAAAGACTCACCTTTTTAATGATATCGACATACCTGTCGTAGTTCTCGGTGGCCCAGAGCAGTTCAATATAGAAGGGCTTGACTACTATGTTGGTGGAATTGGTAGAAGGAGCCAGAGATTGAGGCAGAAGTTTGACCTTGATATATTCGATAAAATGGTAGCCGAGATATCAAAAGCTGTTGAAAAAAGGAGAAGGGAAATAGAAGAAGATCCCTTGATTTTAGAGCCGATATACCTTAAAAAAATCCTTGAAGAAAATGTCGAAGGAATTGACAAGATTATCTCTCCAATTCCAATAGTTTTGAACGTAGATGGAGTCAAGGTAAAAATGCCAGTGGCACAGTTTAAGGAAAAGATAAAGAACGTCGAATTTGACGGCAGGAAGATAGAAGAATACTGCAATATCTACCAGTCGCCTTACAGCGGCTTTACAATACTAAAGATTTATACAAAATCCTATTTTGATTCTCAAAAAGAACAATCTTAA
- a CDS encoding flippase, translating to MIKKSLMLLIANSFSRVANYLFTLFTANILLLTEYGLLSAIMPFQSLILVLSSFGIAPSVSRFTSIYDSEDRKDKISSSLFFVPIGIILFVTLFALLPVIMSFYSTEIRNGIDTPLKIILLVIPLGVLFSVFTGILLGTKKVNYMAISIFALSLSYFLLSIPLSYIFRVSGASAALVGGYVVGIVVSFFLILKSGVKLKFKSENYKEFKKIFAFAIPVSIFSLSLVLLFNADIYILAHFFGPEIVGIYGMASPTAGIIPSFAIALSAVLLPELSKLKSVEKEGLRSILVSLKASFNITLPVALSLFAFSNPIIYFLFGVQQGGWVLKLLAIGMLFYSIFYIASTSLQAMGKQWTPMKITVLIAAINVALNYVLIPRYDINGAAFATMVSCIIGMFLIMKTLGVLFTPEKRFVLFSIAIFTLMMIFESIVGLLPSRVMNLFVYGAFGTPLILGYFYYLKKKWK from the coding sequence ATGATTAAGAAATCACTGATGCTTCTCATAGCAAATTCATTCTCGAGAGTTGCAAATTACCTCTTCACTCTTTTCACGGCAAACATTCTTCTTCTAACTGAGTATGGTCTCCTTTCGGCGATTATGCCATTTCAATCACTTATACTTGTTCTTTCATCTTTTGGCATTGCGCCTTCTGTTTCAAGATTCACATCTATATATGATTCCGAAGATAGAAAAGATAAGATATCCTCTTCCCTATTTTTTGTTCCAATAGGGATTATTCTTTTTGTTACCCTCTTTGCTTTGCTACCTGTAATAATGAGCTTTTACTCTACTGAGATAAGAAACGGAATTGACACCCCCTTAAAGATAATCCTTCTCGTAATACCTCTTGGGGTATTGTTCTCAGTCTTTACGGGGATCTTGCTAGGTACCAAAAAAGTAAATTATATGGCAATCTCAATCTTTGCCCTTTCACTATCCTACTTCTTACTTTCAATCCCGCTTTCCTATATTTTTAGGGTTTCAGGTGCTTCTGCGGCCCTTGTAGGGGGCTATGTAGTTGGTATAGTTGTATCCTTTTTTCTAATTTTAAAGAGTGGCGTCAAGCTGAAATTTAAAAGTGAAAATTACAAGGAGTTTAAGAAGATATTTGCATTTGCAATCCCTGTTTCAATATTTTCTTTGAGTCTTGTCTTACTCTTCAATGCAGATATCTACATACTGGCCCACTTCTTTGGCCCAGAGATAGTTGGGATATATGGTATGGCCTCCCCAACTGCAGGCATTATACCATCTTTTGCAATTGCCCTATCTGCTGTCCTATTGCCAGAGCTATCAAAGTTGAAATCGGTAGAAAAAGAAGGGCTCAGAAGCATTTTAGTCTCACTCAAAGCCTCCTTTAATATTACGCTTCCAGTTGCACTTTCCCTCTTTGCCTTTTCAAATCCTATAATATACTTCCTCTTTGGAGTGCAACAAGGGGGATGGGTATTAAAGCTCTTAGCAATTGGAATGCTTTTCTATTCAATTTTCTATATAGCCTCAACATCCCTCCAAGCTATGGGTAAGCAATGGACGCCTATGAAGATAACAGTTCTTATAGCAGCGATAAATGTGGCACTAAATTATGTCCTTATACCAAGATACGACATCAACGGTGCAGCCTTTGCAACTATGGTGTCATGTATAATCGGGATGTTCCTAATAATGAAAACTCTTGGAGTTTTATTTACTCCAGAAAAAAGATTTGTTTTATTTTCGATAGCTATTTTTACACTGATGATGATCTTTGAAAGTATAGTTGGACTATTGCCATCAAGAGTTATGAATCTGTTTGTATATGGCGCCTTTGGAACACCTTTGATTTTAGGTTATTTTTACTACCTTAAGAAAAAGTGGAAATAA
- a CDS encoding metal-dependent hydrolase: MFITDNHMHIDPIRGMGLDAVKEFTSAGGTHFMLVYKTAYDSGGEVKTGKDFGKAYDYVIDLSNRINKETDARSYPIIGLHPAEFHHLILDFGKEEAFEIALEALTEIEKRITEGKAFGIGEVGRPHYEVENEIIDLSNQFLIEVLKVSKKLKCPVQLHTETFDESKFLEIGELVKKYGEPSKVIKHFSPPMISICESIGIYPSIVAREKNILKALEEGKRFLMETDYIDDNERPGAVVGPKTVPKTTKKLFEKGILSKEDIDYIHRYLIEEIYGIALI; the protein is encoded by the coding sequence ATGTTCATTACAGACAATCACATGCATATTGACCCGATAAGAGGGATGGGGCTTGATGCAGTTAAAGAGTTCACTTCTGCTGGCGGTACACACTTCATGCTCGTCTATAAAACTGCATATGACTCTGGGGGCGAAGTAAAAACTGGAAAAGATTTTGGAAAAGCCTATGATTATGTAATAGATCTATCAAATAGGATTAATAAAGAAACTGATGCAAGGTCTTACCCAATAATTGGCCTTCACCCAGCAGAGTTTCATCATCTCATACTCGACTTTGGGAAGGAAGAAGCTTTTGAGATAGCTTTAGAAGCCTTAACTGAGATTGAAAAGAGAATTACTGAAGGGAAAGCCTTTGGAATAGGAGAGGTCGGAAGGCCCCACTATGAAGTCGAAAATGAGATAATTGATCTCTCAAATCAATTCTTAATTGAAGTACTAAAAGTTTCAAAAAAATTGAAATGCCCTGTCCAGCTTCACACAGAAACTTTTGACGAGAGTAAGTTCTTAGAGATTGGAGAGTTAGTAAAAAAATATGGAGAGCCTTCTAAAGTAATCAAGCATTTTTCACCCCCAATGATTTCCATATGTGAGAGTATCGGTATATACCCTTCCATTGTTGCAAGGGAAAAGAATATCCTAAAGGCGTTGGAGGAAGGGAAAAGATTCTTGATGGAAACTGACTATATCGATGATAACGAAAGGCCTGGCGCTGTTGTTGGCCCTAAAACTGTCCCCAAAACAACTAAAAAACTGTTTGAGAAGGGAATCCTATCAAAAGAAGATATTGATTATATACACAGGTACCTTATAGAAGAGATCTATGGGATTGCGCTCATCTGA
- a CDS encoding DUF192 domain-containing protein, whose translation MSSHNLSEIFDKLTYQRNFFELSRGLMFRNDISESNEVYIFVLDRERKAAITMFFVFFSIDVVWLNSKFEVIDAKENIKSFSFYTGHKGKAKYFVEMPIGSIKRHDIKSGDKILFPF comes from the coding sequence ATGTCCTCTCATAATCTATCAGAGATTTTTGATAAACTCACATATCAAAGAAATTTTTTTGAATTGTCAAGAGGGCTTATGTTTAGAAATGATATCTCAGAATCAAATGAGGTGTATATCTTTGTTTTAGACCGAGAGCGAAAAGCTGCAATAACAATGTTCTTTGTTTTTTTCTCAATTGATGTTGTCTGGCTTAATTCAAAGTTTGAAGTAATTGATGCCAAGGAAAATATAAAATCATTTTCATTCTATACTGGTCATAAAGGTAAGGCCAAATATTTTGTTGAAATGCCTATAGGGTCCATTAAAAGACATGATATCAAGAGTGGAGACAAGATTCTATTTCCTTTTTAG
- a CDS encoding RNA-binding protein, which produces MEQMKEFLLVTTPTARQFDGIWEVEWALEGEVFEIKKTKFKGVLLVKCRDAKKAAGMLRDYETSAIHRVLPFDRYINTDKDLIIVEASDVALPKIFKSDTFAVRCKKRGKANFKSQELEREVGAKIVEETEAKVNLEDPDIKVIIQVIDKKTGISVLKREEIIRKDVLEEDADSF; this is translated from the coding sequence ATGGAGCAAATGAAAGAATTCCTTCTCGTGACAACTCCCACTGCTAGACAGTTTGACGGTATATGGGAAGTAGAATGGGCACTAGAAGGGGAAGTTTTTGAGATTAAAAAAACAAAGTTTAAAGGCGTTCTCCTAGTGAAATGCAGGGATGCTAAAAAAGCTGCTGGAATGTTGAGAGACTATGAAACAAGTGCCATACACAGGGTTTTACCGTTTGATAGGTACATCAATACAGACAAGGATTTAATAATAGTTGAAGCAAGCGACGTAGCACTGCCCAAGATTTTCAAAAGTGACACATTTGCCGTTAGATGCAAGAAAAGGGGAAAAGCAAACTTCAAGTCTCAAGAACTTGAAAGAGAGGTCGGCGCCAAAATCGTTGAAGAGACAGAGGCAAAAGTAAATCTAGAAGATCCCGATATCAAAGTCATTATACAGGTAATTGACAAAAAAACTGGTATTTCTGTTTTAAAAAGAGAAGAAATTATTAGAAAAGATGTTCTTGAAGAAGATGCAGATTCATTTTAA
- a CDS encoding DNA-directed RNA polymerase subunit L has translation MDIEVLKNEGNLMEFRIIGEDHTLCNVLREALLKNKKVTVAAYKIDHPLLDRKRPRFIINTDGSVSPKDALLEAIKNVEKDVKGLKKNLL, from the coding sequence TTGGATATTGAAGTATTAAAAAATGAAGGAAATTTAATGGAATTTAGAATTATTGGTGAAGATCACACACTTTGTAACGTATTGAGAGAGGCATTATTAAAAAATAAAAAAGTTACAGTTGCAGCTTACAAGATTGACCATCCTCTCCTTGACAGGAAAAGGCCAAGATTCATAATCAACACTGATGGCTCCGTATCACCAAAGGATGCCCTCCTTGAGGCCATAAAGAATGTTGAAAAAGATGTTAAAGGATTAAAAAAGAATTTGCTTTAA
- a CDS encoding DUF2067 family protein: MKRKTRVLSFKIKGNEKVEIARFLSKFEDITFNVSDDTLKVKVLNPGSMGDVVHSIKSFLEEQKEKEIKEDKGIYSYTLDSISKIAGATVPVKLLKAVLNDKGYSFEVDRENVVSTAHASVAAEVAGDISYLLQDLEGVSKPVTEIIVRVAMEFDLLSSELLNVGIDEKIFNDTETVSLNISYDDALSYLREYAGE, from the coding sequence ATGAAGAGAAAAACAAGAGTATTAAGTTTTAAAATAAAGGGCAATGAAAAAGTAGAAATTGCCCGTTTTCTTTCTAAATTTGAAGATATTACTTTTAATGTATCTGATGATACGTTGAAGGTCAAAGTATTAAATCCCGGCAGTATGGGGGACGTTGTTCACTCAATTAAAAGCTTCTTGGAAGAGCAGAAAGAAAAGGAGATCAAGGAAGACAAGGGTATTTATAGCTATACCTTAGACAGCATCTCTAAAATTGCAGGTGCAACTGTTCCGGTAAAACTTCTAAAAGCGGTCTTAAATGACAAGGGCTACTCCTTTGAAGTCGACAGGGAAAATGTAGTTTCCACTGCACATGCGTCAGTTGCTGCAGAAGTTGCAGGAGATATCTCCTACCTTTTACAGGACCTCGAAGGAGTATCAAAGCCTGTGACAGAAATCATAGTAAGGGTCGCAATGGAGTTTGATCTCTTATCTTCAGAGCTTTTGAATGTGGGCATAGATGAAAAGATTTTTAACGATACAGAAACGGTATCTTTAAATATAAGCTACGACGATGCTCTTTCATATCTAAGAGAGTATGCAGGTGAGTAA